The genomic window TCCGCCCGCCCCAGTCACACAGGTTAAAGAGCAGGAAACACGACACAGGGATGAAGTAAAACTCTATgaatgtccaaagaaaaacatgcaGGGATTTAAAACAAGCTGAATTTCATTCACTTTAATGTGTTCCAATTGAAATGAATTACTCAGAAATGATACACACATCAGATTGGTCAGCTAGATTTGTGACATCATGTGCATTTTTATACATGATCTAAACTGTATTATTTCAAAAACTGAAGTAGAGGTGATGCTTTCACTGACCCCAGGCTCCTGCATCAGTGATGCTAGACTTGGTGTCAGCAGTGATGGCGGGGAAGGTTCCAATGGTGACGGTGAAAGCAAAGCAGACTGACAGAGCCAGAGGCCAAATCTGAAgtacagaggtcaaaggtcagtcctcCTTCACATCGTCTGCAGGTGTCACCTCTAAAGGGACATCTCACTTTTAACAGAATGGGGATGTGATGTAACCTTCACGTAATTTTCCTGTTTCTGGGTCCAAACAGAATGCGCCACATTTTCCCTACTCTATAACACTGGTTCACCATCCCACAGGGCTATGTGCCGCtctgtgttaaaggggtcatattttgctaaacccacttttattagtctttggtagatttatttgtgtatttggaccctaatagttcataaagtttgaatttgaaccctccaggtgctgcaaagctatctttatattcattttggcaaaaatcgagtggatttctacaacccgttttaatttcttcttaatttgttgtgttttataactagttacgtcacgacatttgcacatataaggccaacacttctgacgaacatttctccaagtacaccataattgtttctcagctgcagcggttgtagtccatactgaaactacctaaaatgttcagttgttggttttattaacaaacacaagtggctgaatgggacagaaagcatgatcaacaacctggaaggggtggggcgtgaagtggctcatttggatttaaaggaccagcgctcaaaatgacttgTCTCCTGTTATTACTCAGATATGGGTTTGAAggtgggcctgtggagttgaattaatgcagaattcagacccaagcatagcatttacagtttgtgtagaccacagggaaatgttttaaaatgcataattctattaaaagaaaaaaaaaaaaagcaaaatatcactcctttaatggctGTGAGACATGCCCAGAACTTTCCTTCTATCACTTTCCTGTTGATGAAAAGCTATCCTTTTAGTTTTCTGcttataaagcatatttttgtaatctcataaagttttgttgtagacatttacagtttttcaaaataaatatgctaaaaaattCAAGTCCTTTTTATCTTCTTAataacactgttttaagcatttattacatacaatataataataattatggtcAGATACTTGAGTTAAGTTCTTCCAGAAAAAAggtttatctgttctgtccagttcagtggaaggtaaatgaagtaataatttaTGTCTGTGCACAGTGGTCTTCAAGAACTTAAGACAAAACACAATTGAATAACATTGAAAAGCTGTTAATGACTGCAGAACTAACAAGGGTCAACTCAAAAGGGTTCAAACCCTTTTTCACCCACTCCAGCACATCACAAAAGTAGCTTGTGATGGAAAAAACAGTCACTGACTCAGCCATTTGCACAGTGAGCTGCACATCTTTGGACCCGGAAACAGGAAAATCACACAACGGTTACTACCTCATCACTTACCATCCCCATAGGCTAAGAAATTATGCAGTGTTGTCATTTTCTGAAAACCAatcaaaatgcagaaaaaataatGAGATTAGGAACTGCAAAGGAACCCACAATATGAtccagaaataaaaacaatacttTTAGCAAATGACATCATGATCATTACATGATGATGAAATTTCAACATAATCAGCCATGTCATAAAGCTTCCCTAAGTGTATGCTTAAAAGGATACAAAAACAAGAAGAATTCTTGTATTTAATCTTGGCATTGTGGTGTCAATTCGACATGTCCTATATACTGGATGGAGATTGTGACCCCCGCAGATCACATAAGCACAGTGTAGATCTGGGCTGGGAACTGATAAGAAATAAGAACTGGTCTAGACCCAGGTTGTGTCAAATGTTCCAGTTGAGACTAGAAACAGACACATCCCCATGTCCCATGATTTTTAATCGAAATGGTAACCATTTAAGCACCAAAGTcgcaatattgtgacaagcaatataactgaatgaaacagacaactttttgaaatcttgatatcaaaattgaatattaaaaagaaaaaaaaaaactctggtacctaaagggttaatatttgcaaTCAGTGGATCAATAATGCACTATAAGAGGAATACACTAATGTGCCTGCATAGATAATCTGTCCCACCCCTTTATTATATTCTAATGAAAAATTAACAATAGAACACAGATGTAATTTCTAGTTTTGAGCCTTGTCATCTTTCTAACCTTGCAGAAGATTTTAGTCATGGAGACACTTTGCTTGTGTTGCTCATCTTCTCCATCATCTGTGTTCACTGCAAATAAAAAGGAGAGGATTCAACTATCATTCATCAGTCATTGCATGGATTATCTTTTTACTTTCTTGAGGTAAACTGATTCATTGTGGATGTCCTACTAACACCAGACTCATGCTGAAATTCACTTTTGTTGGTTTGCTGTTACCTGTGTTCAGCTGTAATGACTTCTCCCTCTCACcagtgttctgttttctgttttgataaaactgaaaaaactccTACAAAACACAGAACACAAAGTTCACGTACTTTTGTCACTGTTCATgggttatttcctgttttattttgtgtctttgtcagTTTACTTTGTGTCTTGGTGTCTCTTGTCTCACTCTATATTTCATCTGAATTCTGTTTTGACAGAACACTGACAAGTTTGTTTCTCGTAGCTGGTAGTTATCAGCTGTTTGTTAATCGACTGTCTGATGGTTGTTTACTGCCACATCTCCCTCTACTGTAtatcataaaaataaaagtgtAGCTCAACAAAACTACGATACTGTATATGAGCCATTCATAAATTATGTGTATAGTGTTCATCAGGTTGTCTCTCACTTTTCCATGAAAGCATGTGAAAGATGCTGAGGTTTATTGAAAAGACAATGACAGAGCatcatttcctgtttgtgtgaCATTATAGTTCAGGGATGCTAGGACATATTGCGAGCTCCAGGTGTGTTACCAGTTTTGGAAGCATAATGTAGGATAGGATGGAGACAAAAATGACAACGCAGGCTGTGATGAAATATCCAAAAGCTGCATCCTGCAGCTCAGAACCACctgaaggaacaaaaaaaaaaaaaaacaattttgaacAACATTTAGTCTCCTATAACTACTGCAACAGTAAAACTCAATCTCTCTAAATGTGGAGAAAACATATAGTTTTGTGTACTCCGAATGAAGATTtgtgattattacctccgccaaggaggttaagtctttgccagggtttgtttgtttgtttgtctgtctgtttgtctgtccgttagtgtgcaacataactcaaaaagttatggacagattttgatgaaattttcagggtttgttggaaatgggataaggaagaaatgattaaattttggtggtgatcgggggtgggggggcccacgggggggcccatttccaacaaaccctgaaaatttcatcaaaatctgtccataactttttgagttatgttgcacactaacggacagacaaacagacagacaaacaaacaaacaaaccctggcaaaaacacaacctccttggcgtgggggggcccacgggggggccactgatcagccttggcggaggtctgcgctctccgagtgcttctagtttagctAAATGTATCATCCCAATTCCAAACAAAAGTTAGTGTAACAGagtcaattatttcgcagcaatgtgggtatatatatgatattgtgtattgttataattacacaaaatctgttcaatttattttcatttcctttggttggtacctgaaattgtgggcctccgggtcaatgtgtggaacttttggtttgggtctgttccccagtgagtgatttacagtgtgacactgcatgTATAACCGGAGTTTTtgcgcctttgcctcttcccttttgttctggatttctgtgggagaggtaagcagctgtgcagtttgtgaaaatttttggtttagcctctgttaattagattttttttacatgaaccggctagttcaggctgtatcaggtgcttataatgtgcttaaacacatttctttatcatttggtttgtgcaggagtatgTTGTACGGGGgttgctgaccggaggtttttgtgttttgtcatttgtcaggtatgctgtattttgttttaataatttaatgtatgcccttttgatccggatttctgtgggagaggagtaTATTTTATGGGAGTCactgaccagaggtttttgtgttttgtcacttgTCAGCCGAAGAaaaataaatggagactgcctccaaagatgTATGTGcaggtctggtcattaaaaagaacacaacgcagagtccgacaccaccggttacacttGGTGCCGTTACGACCCGTTGCATCCACGATCAGTGCCCGTCTGGTCCCCGGGGTACAGCTGCTAACACCCGGCTTCTGTCTGCTATCTCCCGGCTGTTGCCCGCTAACACCCGGTTCCTGCCTGCTAACACCCGAGTCCCGTCTGCTAACTCCCGGCTCCTGCCCGCTAACTCCCAGCTCCTGCCGTCTACTCCTCCCTGCTGGTGAGAAGAAGGCTAGACCCATCGCCTTTGCGAGCAAAACCCTCAGTCATAGTCAGGCTATCCCGGTCACAGGTTAGAATTCTTGGCTTTGAAGTGGGCAGTCTGTGATAAGTTCAGCCACTGGCTCAAGGGTAACAGATTCACTGTCTGGTCTGACAACAATCCCCTCACATACATCCTGACAAAGCCCAAGCTTGACACCTGTGAGCAGTGTTTGGACTCTAAGCTGGCTCCTTATTCCTTCGAGATCAAACACATTCCTAGTTGGCGGAATGTGGTGGCAGATGCCCTCAGTAGAGACCCATTTGTGAAGCCTTTGAGGCAGTGGTTGCTGTGCGAACCCTACTCTGAGTTACTCGACCAGGTGTGTGACGTCAGTGATGGATGTGTGCAGGATGTGTTCCGCCTCACATGCCAGCCACAGTCACTGGGTGGTCCCTCTTACTCTGCCCAAGCTTGACGCCTGTGAGCAGCCTTGAGTTCAAGGCTCAATGTCTGAAGATGAGGTCTCCTCTCTTCTTCCCTCTTTGGATGAGTGGGACTCTGCTCCCAGGCAGTGAGCAGCTTCCCTGGCTGACCACCTCACCACTTTGGGACCTCCTGGCCAGGACATGTTGCTCTCCTTGTCCCTTGCTGAGCTTCAGTCACACCAGCAGCAGGACCCAGTCATCTCAAGGGTCGCTCACTATGTTGGCAGGAAGCGCAGACCTTCCAGGCGTGAGCGCTGCAATGAGACTCAGCCAACTCAGAAAGTCCTGAAGCAATGGGATAAGTTAACCCTTCTGGATGGCATCTTCTATAGGGTCGCAAATGATCCCTTGACCAAACAGAAGAGGTTCCAGTTTGTTGTGCCTGAGTCCCTAAAGGCAGATGCATTGTCGGGTGTTCATGATCGTGCTGGTCATCAAGGTCAGCCCCACACACTCTCTGGCTCACCAGCGCTTCTTCTGGTGTGACATGGAGAAGGATGTCCGTAAGCACTGCCACAGATGTGTTCTCAACAAAACTCCTGAGCCTTCCGCTAAAGCACCACTAGAGAGCATTAAGACCTCTGCAGGTCAACTTCCTTCCGCTGGTGGAAGTCTTAGATGATGATTCTCCCATGTCTATGCCCACCCCTGCTATGACCAATGCTCTCCCTGGATCTGATTGGTATGAGTCGGACATGCCTGGTTTGAGCACAGCAGCTGCAACGGCTGAGCCATCCCTTGCTGATTCTCTGTCGTGTGTTGATGACTGGGATGATGGCCGCACTGCCTCATGGGTCTGTGAGCAATTCTCTGTTGATGAGGGCCCTAATTCTGGATGTCTACCACCTCCCTCTGTAGCAGACTCCCCTGCTGCTAGTGGCCCTGCCACTGCTCTGGACCCACCAACAGCTTCCCCAGCCCTGCTACTACGACCACTGCTTGCCGATCCGCCTCAAACGTCTGATACTGATGGCCAACTTACCTCACGGTTTGGCAGAGTCATTAAACTAGTGTGCCGCTGGATTGAGTCCATGGCACAACTTGAGTCTGTTCTAGGGGTTCAGTCAGGCCCCCATTCTGTTCTTCATGTGTGAAATGTGGGAATCAGGGTAGCGTGTTATGCTAAGCTGCTCTTTCTCTTATTATAGTGTTATGTTATATGTTATCTATTGAACCATTTTaagcaaaaactttttttttttctttttttttttttcttctcactttCCCACATCGTAGgcctgtgtatgtgtggtgtaTAAGGCATCTCATCTTGTCTGTGGAGTACTGTGAGGTCTTGCTAGGTGCCGAGCAGATCTCTCATTCTTTTATCCTTTAAGTGGGAAGCTTATATCACTGATTCATGTCATTTGTTAGTTTTCTCTAAGGCCAGTgtatttttgtggatttttttgctCCTCAGACTTTTGTGTAATTCTAGGGGAGTGAGTGTAACAGagtcaattatttcgcagcaatgtgggtatatatatgatattgtgtattgttataattacacaaaatctgttcaatttattttcctttcttttggttggcacctgacattgtgggcctccgggtcagtgtgtggaacttttggtttgggtctgttccccagtgagtgatttacagtgtgacactgcatgTATAACCGGAGTTTTtgcgcctttgcctcttcccttttgttccggatttctgtgggagagataagcagccgtgcagtttgtgaaaatttttggtttagcctctgttaattagatttttttttacatgaaccggatagttcaggctgtatcaggtgcttataatgtgcttaaacacatttctttatcatttggtttcgctgactggaggtttttgtgttttgtcatttgtcaggtatgctgtattttgttttaataatttaatgtacgcccttttgttccagatttctgtgggagaggagtaGGTTTTAcaggggtcgctgaccggaggtttttgtgttttgtcacttgTCAGCCGAAGAaaaataaatggagactgcctccaaagacgtATGTGcaggtctggtcattaaaaagaaCGACGCAGAGTCCAACACCACCGGTTACATTAGGACAATGAAAAATGCATTAATAATTTGGATGAGTTGAGCAGTCtgtattctatttttaatttCCACATATTGCTTAGTATTTCACAGAGAAATATGTTGCTCTAGACCTATCCATGTTTTGgatttcaagattcaagatttgtTTAATTACCATTGTGTAAACAGAGTATACACAACAAAATTCTGATGTGctttatacagtcgcggaaaaaaattattagaccgccccttgttttcttcaattctttgttcattttaatgtctggtacaactaaaggtacatttatttagataaacataatgataacaacaaaaataactcataaaagtttaatttcagagctgatatctatccattttccatgttttcttgataataaccaaaatcacttcagttcttacatcaatagctatggcattgtactgacaaaaacagtgcttttaaacattccatgttttcttttctgtctgttttagtcacatgatacacacaggagttagtacttgattgcataaccattgttttcgatgacttttgatggtctaagaattttttccgtgactgagATGGTAGCAGGTGTCAAGCAGATTTGTCACCTGTTTTCAGTACTAGTCTGTTTAATCTGAACAAACCCGTAACCACACTGATTCTGAGTAGAACGATGGCATCAGGACCGCACTTGATTAGCAACAGAAGATGATGCAGGGCCTGTTGGGTCTGATTCAGAGAACAAAGACTTATGATCTGATCCATAAGGTGAGTTTATCAAACTAACCAGTCAGATTCAGTGTTCATTGATTTGGTTCcataaaacaactaaatgctgGTTAATTAATGTTAATCAATGATAGCTCTCCAGAAGAAGTTTATTGATTTGGGGTTACTCGAACCCTAACTAAGCTGAGGTTCCTCCCTTTATCTTTTGAGAATGAATTTAAGTGACTGACATAGGCCTGGCCTGTTTAGTAAACTGCCTCTATGGAACTGGCCTCTAGTGCCCTTTAATAAAACATCAAACAGAGTTGATCACATGATCTGACTTGCGATGGCGCATATCATAGCGAAGGCAGCAAATGTTCCAGCAAGACCCTGGCCGCTCATGATGGGTGTGGTGTACGAAGCTGGAAGTAACCCGGCCATCCCGAAAAGACTGCCCTGCAGAATAGCCCCAAACGCTGTGAACaagcaaacagataaacagattgCCAAGTAGAAAAGCCACAAACAATGAATAAACGGATTAACACTCACAGTTTATAATGATGATCTTCACCATGGTAACAATGAAGAAGGGCAGTGGGTCCATTTGGACTTTGACAAGGACAGCAGTGACCATGAAGACAGCCATGATGATGATCAGACTACCCATCACCCGCAGCCGCTGAGGAATCCTGTTGACACACATCAGAAAAaattggtttagggttaggcttaacctgtgtcatgtctgctcccagacagtgtctggatttgtctgtcttttctgttttgtctgtcatttcctgttttattttgttaagtttccctcttgtgtcatgtctggtgtctttacttcccctccttgattgtttcacctgctccttattacctgactcctccctgattatctccacctgtgtccaattgtcttcccgccctcttgtgtatttaaaccctgtgttttcccctgttcctttgccagtttgtgttctacctttgtgtgctcacttaccagcgtttttggatacctgtcagtctgtctgtccgttttgacccgttttgccttccgacctccgattctgcctgttcctcgtctgcctactcgtttggttctgacctggttcgtacatcgacttctgatcctgcctattccctgattacctcagcctccaacgtgttaccttgtgtttcgaccctcgcctggactttgaccgtgagtagcctatccctcatgtcccgttgcctcctgaattgccctcctgtgtttgacctggcttgttttttgactatcctctgttttgccctagtcggggtgctgTCGGGATTCCTCCGGCTTGGCCGTGCTGTCCACCcgcattccccgctcacagcccgaacgaagagtccagaagcacacgccttcacagacgtgttaacaattctgtgctgtgtttttcctactgtgattgtgtttaataaacactctcaattggtcatctgcgttctggtcttgcatttgggttcagcctttgtgcTAGCTCCATTACAACCTGATGGAAAAACAACCCCATTGTTGTTCAGTATTCTGATCATGATTACATTGTTTAATTACCCATTCCCCTCACTGGggtgcatttatgtttgattacagaacacattcacatTGGCATAATTTCGATGCTAATCTTAGAATCTTTGTGACACACTCAGTTCCTGATGTTTAACTTCTGTCTGAGACCTGGTAATCTAATCTCTGGATTTTAACAAGATCTGTCCCCAAGGAAATGGAAAGAGCTCATGTAACCTCTTTAAAGGTGGTGAAAACTTTTGATTTTGGCTTTCTAAATAATTTTGTCTGTCAAAAATATTCCAATCACTTTTGAACTGTTAGCATAAACTATTCAATTCTGCCCACTCTGTACTATCAACTCAGTCAGGTTTTAGGAACACATAATATAACACTATCTCCACTTGTCTTAAATGATATTTTCGGCGCTCCAAACACAAACACTCCGCAGGTCTGTCCACTGACCTCTCCTCTCCTCAGAGTATTGGCTTTGACAGAATTGCTTACCGGAGTTATGTTATGGGCAGACAGCAGAACATAGCTATAGGACGAGATCAGTAAAGGTGTCCCACAAGGCTCAGTACTGGGACCTGTGTTGTTTACCCTTTATATAAGTAACATTGTCTCTTCCGTACCTGGCCGCAAAATTCAtctttatgcagatgacacaatGACAAGTTAGGAGTCATGTAAGTCATTTCACCAAGATGGCTGCTTGACATGAGCCTCCAGGCAAATCACCAACTTTCCCTTAGTTTTCTATGcttattgcttaattcaactgCCAAGTTCTGGCTACACCATCCGACCATTATGACTAAGAGAACTGCAGAGGCAGATGGCTAGCGGTAGGCACACCTACTGGAAGAGAGAGAGGGTGTTTACTGCCAATAGACAGAGATATCAGGACCGGGCAGCTGTATGGAATGGA from Sphaeramia orbicularis chromosome 1, fSphaOr1.1, whole genome shotgun sequence includes these protein-coding regions:
- the LOC115429265 gene encoding equilibrative nucleoside transporter 1-like — translated: MASSSPKDRFMGVWLIFFLLGLGTLLPWNFFMTATMYFTSRLKKPSLDSFSANQTVAGEERSILEAKFNNVMTLCAMVPLLICTYLNSFLHSRIPQRLRVMGSLIIIMAVFMVTAVLVKVQMDPLPFFIVTMVKIIIINSFGAILQGSLFGMAGLLPASYTTPIMSGQGLAGTFAAFAMICAIASGSELQDAAFGYFITACVVIFVSILSYIMLPKLEFFQFYQNRKQNTGEREKSLQLNTVNTDDGEDEQHKQSVSMTKIFCKIWPLALSVCFAFTVTIGTFPAITADTKSSITDAGAWEFYFIPVSCFLLFNLCDWGGRSLTAISMWPGKDSRLLPLLIAARVIFVPLFMLCNVQPRFHLPVFFVHDGWFIAFMVLFAFSNGYLASLCMCFGPKKVLPHEAETAGAVMAFFLSLGLALGAALSFLFRTLV